One genomic window of Fusarium keratoplasticum isolate Fu6.1 chromosome 3, whole genome shotgun sequence includes the following:
- a CDS encoding Stress-response A/B barrel domain-containing protein, which translates to MTIIHMVFFKFRADVTQEHKETFVRELKKLKSLSCVKDNRLIVGGPSVTDPIERSKGFEFALLSYHENRAALDEYQASKEHAWVTQTYMFPYKEDLCRFDFEVAPEDEYLCTFEALTRLNGLNTPTEEA; encoded by the exons ATGACTATTATCCATATGG TCTTCTTCAAATTCCGGGCTGACGTGACCCAAGAACACAAAGAAACCTTCGTGAGAGaactcaagaagctcaagagcCTATCCTGTGTCAAAGATAACCGTTTGATCGTCGGAGGCCCGTCTGTAACAGACCCAATTGAGCGAAGCAAAGGATTTGAGTTTGCTCTTTTGAGCTATCACGAAAACCGAGCAGCTCTGGACGAGTACCAGGCCAGCAAAGAGCACGCATG GGTTACGCAGACATACATGTTCCCTTACAAGGAAGATTTATGCCGCTTCGACTTTGAAGTTGCGCCCGAAGACGAATACCTATGCACTTTCGAGGCTCTGACACGGTTGAACGGTCTAAACACACCCACAGAGGAGGCGTAA
- a CDS encoding ATP-grasp domain-containing protein, with protein MQALVVPRHATCCAFRLHHLRRVVSSATPHAGIRYSSSNAPTRVAVLYQALDPPIINGVRKPKKPGGYQDSGADIAYNLGQCNNVEVITPTTNPNPKENGDWCFPDTEHGILDAIDKGANYLWSNTIVFSSHPLQTSARLNAHENSVRVIGQGPHVVDKYDDKQFVNDYLRAAGGFTMPRAFTVSSASNMSESADNVSYPVVVKPIRGRGSYGVKVCHDKSELLAHSRELSKNSMAFMVEEFLQGEEATVTVMPPTQEGKGYWSLPVVTRFNHQDGIAPYNGVVAVTANSRVVENGETDPLYNKLARECERAASILGVTAPIRIDVRRFKDTSDSPFALFDVNMKPNMTGPGRPGRGDQASLTLLAANGLGWDYKELLRRILGTSSSLKVLRLLRPVTGSKEL; from the exons ATGCAAGCCCTTGTTGTGCCTCGGCACGCTACGTGCTGCGCGTTTCGTCTACACCACCTTCGTCGCGTGGTCTCGTCGGCCACTCCGCATGCCGGTATCCGATACTCATCCTCCAATGCCCCTACACGAGTCGCCGTTCTCTATCAGGCCTTGGATCCCCCAATCATCAACGGCGTTcggaagcccaagaagcctggTGGTTACCAAGATTCAGGTGCCGACATTGCCTACAATCTTGGCCAATGCAACAATGTTGAGGTCATCACACCAACTACGAACCCAAACCCCAAAGAGAATGGCGATTGGTGCTTTCCTGATACCGAGCATGGTATcttggatgccatcgacaaggGGGCAAACTACCTTTGGTCCAACACAATTGTTTTTTCCTCTCACCCGCTCCAGACGTCGGCTCGCCTGAATGCTCACGAGAATTCCGTACGCGTCATTGGCCAGGGTCCTCACGTGGTCGACAAGTACGATGACAAGCAATTTGTCAATGATTATCTTCGCGCCGCTGGTGGCTTCACCATGCCGCGCGCCTTCACCGTATCCTCGGCCTCCAACATGTCCGAATCGGCCGACAATGTCTCATACCCCGTTGTGGTTAAGCCGATCCGTGGCCGTGGTAGCTACGGCGTGAAGGTCTGCCATGACAAGAGTGAACTCTTGGCACATTCTAGGGAACTCTCCAAAAACTCGATGGCGTTCATGGTGGAAGAGTTTCTTCAAGGCGAGGAAGCAACCGTCACTGTCATGCCCCCTACGCAAGAGGGCAAGGGCTATTGGTCGCTCCCCGTCGTCACGCGTTTTAATCATCAAGACGGTATTGCACCTTATAACGGCGTGGTGGCAGTTACGGCCAACTCGAGAGTAGTTGAGAACGGAGAAACCGACCCTCTATACAACAAGCTGGCCAGGGAATGCGAGCGTGCAGCAAGCATCCTTGGCGTGACTGCACCGATTCGTATTGATGTACGAAGGTTCAAGGATACTTCGGACTCACCCTTTGCTCTGTTTGACGTCAACATGAAGCCG AACATGACTGGACCCGGCCGACCTGGCCGTGGGGATCAGGCAAGCTTGACCCTATTGGCGGCAAATGGTCTTGGGTGGGACTACAAAGAGCTTCTGCGGCGCATCTTGGGCACTTCAAGCTCTTTGAAGgtcttgaggttgttgagaccCGTGACAGGATCCAAGGAACTCTAG
- a CDS encoding MFS domain-containing protein — protein sequence MASDKVAEGQGDGTVEMVELKGQLNQNRLAPAQAMSEEEFLDAEKKLKRKLDIRLLACVWLIFVLNYLDRNNIAAAKVAGLADSLNLTAAQYATAVAILFVGYVLMQIPSNMFLAQLRPSLYLPACMALWGLLSTLTGIIHNAAGLYAIRFFLGFVEAAFYPGALFLISSWYKRSEMGLRSAILFSATQLGSAFSGLIGGGIKSGLEGARGLESWRWLFLIEGSITIFVAIFSSLSLPDWPSTTRWLTPTERAVAEWRLIQDAGQVDEDDENWTYGFKLAFKDWRLYIFALMFFCLQVAAATSNFFPSVVQTLGYSKTASLLLTAPPYFLGLIFSIANNWSADRLQNSSFHVMWPLALAIVGFVVGAAALQTGPRYFAMMLMVGGGHGANAVVLAWTQKTMLRPRIKRAAAVAFVNAFGNISQVWTSYLWPDSDKPRYVLAMSVNSGFALGTILLALVMHIVLQRANKKLDSGAEVSEVMKGESHAQVAGMTEEEQHDSRAAFRFVT from the exons ATGGCATCTGACAAAGTCGCCGAAGGCCAAGGCGACGGCACCGTTGAAATGGTCGAGCTCAAGGGACAGCTGAACCAGAACCGTCTTGCGCCTGCCCAGGCCATGTCCGAGGAAGAGTTCCTGGATGCTGAAAAGAAACTCAAGCGCAAGCTGGATATTCGCCTCCTGGCCTGTGTTTGGCTCATTTTTGTACTCAACTACTTAGATCGG AACAACATTGCTGCTGCCAAAGTCGCTGGCTTGGCAGActccctcaacctcaccgCTGCTCAATATGCCACCGCCGTGGCAATTCTCTTTGTCGGATACGTTCTGATGCAAATACCATCCAACATGTTCCTCGCACAGCTGCGTCCATCCCTGTACCTGCCAGCGTGCATGGCGCTCTGGGGCCTTCTGTCAACTCTGACAGGCATCATCCACAATGCAGCTGGCTTGTACGCCATTCGGTTCTTCCTGGGCTTTGTCGAAGCAGCCTTTTATC CCGGTGCACTAttcctcatctcctcctggTACAAGCGATCGGAAATGGGGCTTCGAAGCGCTATTCTGTTCTCTGCTACTCAGCTAGGCAGTGCTTTTAGTGGTCTCATCGGTGGAGGCATCAAGAGTGGGCTTGAAGGCGCACGAGGATTGGAATCGTGGAGATGGCTGTTCCTCATTGAGGGTTCAATCACCATCTtcgtcgccatcttctcatcCCTCTCGCTGCCTGACTGGCCTTCGACAACGCGGTGGCTCACCCCAACCGAACGCGCCGTTGCTGAATGGAGACTGATCCAAGACGCGGGACAGgtggacgaagatgacgagaacTGGACCTATGGCTTCAAGTTGGCCTTTAAGGACTGGCGACTGTACATCTTTGCCTTGATGTTCTTCTGCCTGCAAGTTGCCGCTGCAACCTCCAACTTCTTCCCGTCCGTGGTTCAGACTTTGGGCTACAGCAAGACAGCGTCTTTGCTGTTGACGGCGCCCCCATACTTCCTGGGGCTTATCTTCTCCATTGCGAACAACTGGTCGGCCGATCGACTCCAGAACTCGTCCTTCCACGTCATGTGGCCTCTGGCCCTCGCAATCGTCGGTTTTGTCGtgggcgctgctgctctgcaAACCGGACCACGATACTTCgccatgatgttgatggtcGGTGGTGGTCATGGAGCCAATGCTGTTGTGCTGGCCTGGACGCAAAAGACGATGCTCCGACCTAGGATCAAGCGTGCTGCTGCCGTAGCCTTTGTCAACGCCTTTGGCAACATTTCACAAGTCTGGACTTCATACCTCTGGCCAGACTCTGACAAGCCTCGATACGTGCTGGCCATGTCGGTCAACTCTGGCTTTGCTCTTGGGACAATacttcttgctcttgtcaTGCACATCGTTTTGCAGCGCGCCAACAAGAAACTGGACTCGGGCGCCGAGGTGTCTGAAGTTATGAAGGGAGAGTCTCACGCTCAAGTGGCGGGCatgacggaggaggagcagcatgACAGCCGAGCAGCATTCCGCTTTGTCACTTGA
- a CDS encoding Zn(2)-C6 fungal-type domain-containing protein, translating to MPRRRQNEPTEKRGRNACWKCKERRIKCTLERPVCSNCARWKHACQYGVKLLWREEALARGICFGRQGTSLSLPQTWNPPGAHCGPAGVYGQSSKVPLSSQPLVSRSFIGDVYFLHTTTTDFEEPRCRSRASADVGRVEGSQHLDPLSADQAEGEDEVARVREDDVVYAAFNSNHHPGFGSQLSLFPSAETSADLRLFDFFVSYMCPGLSNSTKENPYWEFVVPLSFTSEPLFHALLSWAATEAAFTNPTAKDAYSVASVKNKGRALKGLRMEIEAAQGDWSTASGHSASILTTIIILSCNDIAILCSTVWMTHLRAARVLCSMVWPRYPSVCEPDKFRQFCIMWFVSHDIMSRTAWIQETLFDPGEWFASDDEAEIDPMIACSRGLIQQVSAIGTLIMDIRHSGKRKKRPRAADDGQEDVTDLSIKPRRDSIEDSLKDLHQRISTGSDSSESNDVLLQVAEGKRLCSLIYLYACIDNATPTSPAIQALTRRVMDLLADLPPKPSLTFILFVVGTLGVSNEDDRRLVLDKFDSLIKARWLAFVVRARDVVMDVWLDRDLGKAGSWEDLVETKSKLLSLA from the exons ATGCCCCGCCGGAGACAGAACGAGCCCACGGAGAAGCGTGGGAGGAATGCCTGCTGGAAGTGCAAGG AGCGCCGCATCAAGTGCACCCTAGAGAGACCCGTCTGCAGCAACTGTGCTCGGTGGAAGCACGCGTGCCAGTACGGAGTAAAGCTGCTgtggagagaagaggccCTTGCCAGGGGCATCTGCTTTGGACGACAAGGTACCTCCCTTTCCCTCCCCCAGACGTGGAACCCGCCCGGTGCTCACTGTGGTCCCGCAGGTGTCTATGGCCAGTCATCTAAGGTTCCGCTTTCTAGTCAACCTCTTGTTTCAAGGAGCTTTATCGGAGACGTCTACTTTCTGCACACAACCACGACTGACTTCGAGGAGCCTCGGTGTAGGTCTCGAGCGAGTGCCGATGTCGGTAGGGTCGAAGGGTCACAGCACCTGGACCCTCTGAGTGCAGaccaggccgagggcgaaGATGAAGTTGCAAGAGTAAGAGAAGACGATGTTGTCTACGCCGCATTCAACAGTAATCATCATCCTGGGTTTGGCAGCCAGCTATCTTTATTCCCATCTGCCGAGACCTCTGCCGACCTGCGCCTCTTCGACTTTTTCGTCAGCTACATGTGTCCCGGCCTCAGCAACTCGACGAAAGAGAACCCATACTGGGAGTTTGTAGTGCCCCTGTCCTTCACGTCGGAGCCTCTTTTCCACGCCCTCCTCAGCTGGGCCGCCACCGAGGCCGCCTTCACCAATCCTACCGCCAAAGATGCCTACAGCGTGGCCTCAGTCAAGAACAAAGGCCGGGCCCTGAAAGGCCTGAGGATGGAGATTGAGGCCGCACAGGGCGACTGGTCGACTGCATCGGGCCATTCAGCCTCGATCCTCACCACGATAATCATACTCTCATGCAACGACATTGCGATCCTGTGCTCGACTGTCTGGATGACGCATCTGAGAGCTGCCCGAGTCCTGTGCAGCATGGTCTGGCCACGCTATCCTAGTGTGTGCGAGCCAGACAAGTTCCGCCAGTTCTGCATCATGTGGTTCGTTTCCCACGACATCATGAGCCGCACGGCTTGGATTCAGGAGACCCTGTTCGACCCGGGCGAGTGGTTTgccagcgacgacgaagccGAGATCGATCCGATGATTGCCTGCTCTCGGGGTCTGATACAGCAAGTCTCGGCCATTGGGACCTTGATAATGGATATACGGCACTctgggaagaggaagaaaagaccGCGTGCAGCAGAcgacggccaagaagatgtGACAGACCTCTCCATCAAGCCACGGCGCGATTCCATTGAAGATAGCCTCAAGGACCTGCATCAGCGGATCTCAACAGGGAGCGACTCCAGCGAATCCAACGACGTGCTGCTTCAAGTAGCCGAGGGCAAGAGACTATGCTCCCTCATCTACCTGTACGCGTGCATCGACAACGCCACGCCCACGTCACCCGCCATTCAAGCCCTGACGCGACGGGTGATGGATCTCCTGGCCGATCTTCCACCCAAACCGTCGCTAACCTTTATCCTCTTCGTCGTGGGCACCCTGGGGGTGTCTAACGAAGATGATCGGCGGCTTGTGCTGGACAAGTTTGACAGCCTGATCAAGGCGAGGTGGCTTGCGTTTGTTGTGAGGGCGAGGGATGTGGTTATGGATGTGTGGCTTGATAGAGATCTGGGCAAGGCTGGGAGCTGGGAGGATCTGGTCGAGACAAAGAGTAAACTACTAAGCCTGGCATAG
- a CDS encoding DAO domain-containing protein, protein MAELKDASILIVGAGTFGLSTALDLSLNGYRNITVLDRGNDIPSPYSAGCDLNKTIRAEYEDDFYTSLALEAIAAWKTPFFAPFYAERGLVVVNSPTGPSKSENSVNKALLTLKGRMEYPSGTLKQIKSGHDVRSIVPQLTGPMEGWHGYFNKHGGYACAGRAMAKIYATCKERGVRFVLGEQDGNAVSLLFHGKRCKGVKTKSGREHLAAHTIVSLGAHVGRLIPSITPQITAKAWAVAHIQLTPEQARGLAGIPVVNCRDLGFFFEPDAETGLLKLCAHRAGLTNFEVSDHGRASLPATSRRDESTATYVPGGQIPKEDEDNIAALIAATIPQFSSSPLIRKFICWCGDTTDSNFIIDYVPDTEDRSLMVFSGDSGHAFKMLPIAGRWAREVLEQGEQKLGRWRWKGSPEGKADDISWRFGDLQDVNDVPAWAGEGECRTEQLGGHKLKSKL, encoded by the coding sequence ATGGCCGAACTCAAAGACGCATCTATCCTGATTGTCGGGGCCGGCACCTTTGGTCTATCTACCGCCCTTGACCTCTCCCTCAATGGCTACCGCAACATCACTGTCCTCGACAGGGGTAACGATATACCCTCGCCGTACTCGGCTGGGTGTGATCTCAACAAGACTATCCGCGCCGAGTATGAAGACGACTTCTACACTAGTCTTGCCCTAGAGGCTATCGCAGCCTGGAAAACACCATTCTTTGCCCCGTTCTACGCCGAGCGAgggctcgtcgtcgtcaattCACCCACCGGGCCGAGCAAGTCAGAAAACTCGGTCAACAAGGCTCTTCTGACGCTGAAAGGCCGCATGGAATACCCTTCCGGCACGCTGAAACAAATCAAGTCGGGGCACGATGTGCGATCTATTGTACCCCAATTGACAGGACCCATGGAGGGATGGCACGGCTACTTCAACAAGCACGGGGGATACGCTTGCGCTGGAAGGGCTATGGCCAAGATCTACGCGACCTGCAAGGAACGCGGCGTGCGCTTCGTCCTCGGAGAGCAAGATGGAAACGCAGTGTCCTTGCTCTTTCACGGGAAGCGGTGCAAAGGCGTCAAGACAAAGTCTGGCCGTGAGCACCTCGCCGCCCACACAATCGTGTCCCTGGGCGCCCACGTCGGCCGTCTCATACCCTCCATCACGCCCCAGATCACCGCCAAGGCATGGGCTGTCGCTCATATTCAGCTCACGCCCGAGCAGGCGAGGGGTTTAGCTGGCATCCCCGTCGTCAACTGTCGCgacctcggcttcttcttcgagcCAGATGCCGAGACGGGGCTGCTGAAACTCTGCGCCCACAGAGCAGGCCTCACCAACTTCGAAGTCTCGGACCACGGCCGTGCAAGTCTCCCCGCCACCAGCCGTCGAGATGAAAGCACGGCCACCTACGTCCCTGGTGGGCAGATCCCtaaggaggacgaggacaatATAGCCGCGCTGATCGCTGCGACGATACCCCAGttctcctcatcgcctcTGATACGAAAGTTCATCTGCTGGTGCGGCGACACGACAGACTCCAACTTTATCATCGACTATGTCCCAGATACTGAGGACAGGTCGCTGATGGTGTTTTCTGGTGATAGTGGCCATGCGTTCAAGATGCTGCCCATTGCTGGGCGCTGGGCGAGGGAGGTCTTGGAGCAGGGGGAGCAGAAGCTggggaggtggaggtggaaggGGAGTCCTGAGGGAAAGGCCGACGACATCAGCTGGAGGTTTGGAGACTTGCAGGATGTAAACGATGTGCCGGCTTGGGCTGGCGAAGGGGAGTGCAGGACGGAGCAACTTGGAGGCCATAAGCTCAAGTCGAAGCTGTGA
- a CDS encoding Aldo-ket-red domain-containing protein, producing MTYLENTTQVHQATISLHRLTANRKKYVLNTGDSMPALGLGTWQSKPGEVELAVQWALECGYRHIDTAFAYGNEKEVGAGIRASGVPREQIWLTTKLDNDCHHRVTEAINTSLENLGTDYVDLYLMHWPVALDPNNHGQVLKDWDFVDTWRDMQKLVGTGKVRNIGVSNFGIRNLDKLLSAESCKITPAVNQVELHPFNPSSRLVKYNESKGIHTTAYSPLGSTNSPIYSNETVISIAKSHGRTAQQILLMWGLQRGTSLLPKSVTKERIEANFGGLRGWQLTDREMASLSGIPDRFKVADDSWLPMRVFFGDDEEVDAARPVSML from the exons ATGACATACCTAGAGAACACGACGCAAGTGCACCAAGCGACCATTTCTCTACATCGACTAACAGCAAACAGGAAGAAATATGTCCTCAACACGGGGGACTCGATGCCCGCCCTGGGCCTTGGTACATGGCAGTCCAAGCCAGGCGAGGTAGAGCTCGCCGTGCAATGGGCCCTCGAGTGCGGCTACCGTCATATCGACACGGCATTTGCGTACGGCAATGAGAAGGAAGTAGGCGCAGGCATCAGGGCATCTGGGGTCCCTCGAGAGCAGATCTGGCTCACCACGAAGCTGGACAATGATTGCCACCACCGTGTTACTGAGGCAATCAACACGAGCCTTGAAAACTTGGGCACTGACTATGTTGATCTGTATCTGATGCACTGGCCGGTTGCTCTCGATCCCAACAACCATGGCCAGGTCCTCAAAGACTGGGATTTCGTGGATACCTGGCGCGACATGCAGAAGCTCGTCGGTACCGGCAAGGTTCGCAACATTGGTGTCAGCAACTTTGGTATAAGGAACCTGGACAAGCTACTGTCAGCGGAGAGCTGCAAG ATAACCCCGGCCGTAAATCAAGTCGAACTCCATCCTTTCAACCCTTCCTCCAGGCTCGTCAAGTACAACGAGTCCAAGGGGATTCACACAACAGCATACTCCCCGCTCGGCAGCACAAACTCGCCAATATATTCCAACGAGACCGTCATCTCAATCGCAAAGTCACACGGCCGCACTGCGCAGCAGATCTTGTTGATGTGGGGTTTGCAGAGGGGGACAAGTCTGCTGCCCAAGTCGGTCACCAAGGAGCGCATCGAGGCCAACTTCGGGGGGCTCAGAGGCTGGCAGCTTACGGATAGAGAGATGGCCAGCCTCTCGGGTATTCCTGATCGCTTCAAGGTTGCTGACGATTCGTGGCTGCCTATGCGAGTCTTCTttggagatgacgaggaggttgatgctGCCAGGCCTGTGTCGA